One genomic segment of Paenibacillus xylanexedens includes these proteins:
- a CDS encoding multi-tm2 domain protein, translating into MTTVHSDRNKLLAFLLNLIPGLGFMYWGRAARAVIYPLLFFGTAVGSFMLAMVTNEQDLLIFGALFAAFFWGISMLDMVIVLLRTPSAREAHYRGYGAAYGAPPHQGAAYQGAYMGQQGPMEQMNEDELHQHPGGEYGHPEGPYGQPMYRKGSEGERFFTILLSFVPGLGHLHLGLLHRGLSFLMAFFGSFAMMVFVASITNESVFLMFLLILPVIWVYCMFDAVQHVHRKQAGEVLQDRTLFEELEMGRVAGRRSKVLATLLSAFPGAGHLYLGLQKRGMQLMFLFLGSIYVLDLLHLSVFLFMIPLVWFYSFFDGLQCSSRYGREPLVDQPIFKDWARHQRLIGFGIAALGLYYLTIRLVIPQLNELFPNAFMTYEIRSYLNTVIVSLLLIFGGLKLLFGKQRGTGIQSATHRNDEGADSLFLFKDRDDRL; encoded by the coding sequence ATGACGACTGTGCACTCAGATCGTAACAAATTACTCGCATTTCTATTAAACCTGATACCAGGTCTTGGTTTCATGTATTGGGGACGGGCTGCAAGGGCTGTGATCTATCCATTGCTTTTCTTCGGAACAGCTGTTGGCTCATTCATGTTAGCCATGGTCACTAATGAACAAGATTTATTGATTTTCGGTGCACTTTTTGCTGCTTTCTTCTGGGGGATCAGCATGCTGGATATGGTTATTGTTCTGCTCCGTACACCTTCTGCCCGAGAAGCACATTATAGGGGATACGGTGCGGCTTATGGAGCACCTCCACACCAAGGGGCAGCCTACCAGGGAGCATACATGGGTCAGCAAGGGCCTATGGAGCAGATGAATGAAGATGAGCTACATCAACATCCAGGTGGTGAATATGGCCATCCTGAGGGGCCCTATGGTCAACCCATGTATCGAAAAGGCAGTGAGGGTGAACGATTCTTCACCATTTTGCTCTCATTTGTTCCAGGATTGGGACATCTTCACCTGGGATTGTTGCATCGTGGGTTGTCCTTCCTGATGGCGTTCTTTGGTTCATTTGCCATGATGGTTTTTGTAGCTTCGATCACCAATGAATCGGTATTTTTAATGTTCTTACTCATTCTGCCTGTAATATGGGTATACTGCATGTTTGATGCGGTGCAGCACGTTCACCGTAAGCAGGCTGGTGAGGTGTTGCAGGATCGGACATTATTCGAAGAATTGGAGATGGGCAGAGTAGCCGGACGACGTAGCAAAGTGCTTGCAACGCTGCTATCCGCTTTTCCAGGTGCAGGTCATCTATATCTTGGATTGCAGAAAAGAGGCATGCAATTGATGTTCCTGTTCTTGGGCAGCATCTATGTTCTGGACCTGCTTCACTTATCTGTGTTTCTGTTCATGATTCCACTGGTCTGGTTCTACAGCTTCTTTGACGGGCTCCAGTGCTCCAGTCGTTATGGACGCGAGCCTTTGGTTGATCAACCAATCTTCAAGGACTGGGCTCGCCATCAGCGTCTGATTGGATTCGGAATTGCCGCGCTGGGTCTATATTACCTGACGATCCGACTTGTCATTCCACAGCTGAATGAGCTCTTCCCAAATGCATTTATGACATACGAGATCCGTTCCTATTTGAACACCGTCATCGTATCCTTGCTGCTCATTTTTGGCGGCTTGAAACTGCTGTTTGGCAAGCAACGGGGGACGGGTATCCAAAGTGCTACTCATCGAAATGATGAGGGAGCAGACAGTCTCTTTTTATTCAAGGATCGGGATGATCGACTGTAG
- a CDS encoding acetate/propionate family kinase translates to MKVLVINAGSSSLKYQLYNMTDESVLAKGLVERIGMDSSILTHKPTGREDVTEVSEILEHTTAIRKVIDILTHKENGVLDSVSEIQAVGHRVVHGGEAFKESALVDDAAKAEIRRLFDLAPLHNPAAMMGIRAAELNMPGVPQVMVFDTAFHQTMPEKAYLYAIPRVLYKKYKVRRYGAHGTSHDFVSKAAAEYLDRPVEDLKIITCHVGNGGSVTAVKGGVSVDTSMGMTPLEGLMMGTRSGDLDPAIVPYVMNKEELSVSEVNSMLNKHSGLLAISGISSDMREITEGMENGDANSTLAFEMYEYRLRKYIGSYAAAMNGVDVIVFTAGVGENSVVLRQKVCEQLTYLGVELDEALNAIRSGEPRRITTANSKVEVLVVPTNEELVIARDTHRIVLNSQ, encoded by the coding sequence GTGAAAGTACTCGTAATTAATGCGGGGAGTTCCTCGCTCAAATATCAACTGTATAATATGACTGACGAATCTGTACTGGCTAAAGGTTTGGTAGAACGGATCGGAATGGATTCCTCCATCCTGACACACAAACCGACAGGCCGTGAGGATGTTACAGAAGTTAGTGAGATTCTGGAGCATACAACAGCGATCCGTAAAGTCATTGATATTTTGACTCACAAAGAAAATGGTGTACTGGATTCTGTAAGTGAAATTCAAGCTGTTGGACATCGTGTTGTTCACGGTGGTGAAGCATTTAAAGAATCTGCATTGGTAGATGATGCTGCCAAAGCTGAAATTCGTCGTTTGTTCGACTTGGCTCCACTTCATAACCCTGCAGCAATGATGGGTATTCGTGCGGCTGAATTAAATATGCCTGGTGTGCCACAAGTTATGGTCTTTGATACAGCGTTCCATCAGACGATGCCTGAAAAAGCTTACCTGTATGCTATTCCGCGTGTACTTTACAAAAAATATAAAGTACGTCGCTACGGCGCACATGGTACTTCCCATGATTTCGTAAGCAAGGCAGCTGCTGAATATCTGGATCGTCCAGTGGAAGATCTGAAAATTATCACTTGTCACGTCGGTAACGGCGGTAGTGTAACAGCAGTTAAAGGTGGCGTATCCGTTGATACTTCGATGGGTATGACTCCGCTTGAAGGATTGATGATGGGAACGCGTTCTGGTGACCTTGACCCAGCCATCGTACCTTATGTAATGAACAAGGAAGAACTGAGCGTAAGCGAAGTGAACTCTATGTTGAACAAACACAGTGGATTGCTTGCGATCTCCGGAATCAGCAGTGACATGCGTGAGATTACGGAAGGTATGGAGAATGGCGATGCCAACTCCACGCTTGCTTTTGAAATGTACGAATACCGTCTGCGTAAATACATCGGCTCATATGCAGCTGCAATGAACGGTGTAGACGTGATTGTCTTTACGGCTGGTGTAGGTGAGAACTCCGTTGTACTTCGCCAAAAAGTATGTGAGCAACTCACTTATCTGGGTGTTGAACTGGATGAAGCTTTGAATGCCATTCGTTCTGGTGAACCACGCCGGATTACAACAGCGAACTCCAAAGTGGAAGTTCTCGTTGTGCCAACAAACGAAGAATTGGTAATTGCACGTGATACACACCGAATCGTATTGAATTCTCAGTAA
- a CDS encoding 2,3-diketo-5-methylthiopentyl-1-phosphate enolase, protein MNNMCTATYRLHDDHADFRKKAQSIAIGMTVGSWTELPQAQREAMQKHLGEVISVEVNEAEGMAAGERYADITIGYPDVNFSRDIPALLVTVFGKISMDGRIKLTKLGFSDSFLSAFPGPKFGLNGVRDLLGVHDRPLLMSIFKSVIGLNADELREQFIRQALGGVDLIKDDEILFENKLTPIEKRVEVCMKAAEQARQETGKKLLYATNLTGPTSRLKQQAERAIGAGANALLFNVLSYGYDVLHELSSDPDINVPIMAHPALAGALYPSPHYGISASVVLGQLMRLAGADLVLFPSPYGSVTMPKEENMAITEQLLTADLPVRTSMPVPSAGIHPGLVPLILRDFGTDVIVNAGGGIHGHPMGTEAGGRAFLQAIEAAQRSIPLAQYATEHPELKSALDLWGGER, encoded by the coding sequence ATGAATAACATGTGCACAGCCACATATCGTCTGCATGATGATCATGCAGACTTTCGCAAGAAAGCTCAGTCCATCGCGATCGGCATGACCGTTGGTAGCTGGACTGAGTTGCCACAAGCCCAGCGTGAAGCGATGCAAAAACATCTGGGTGAAGTAATCAGCGTAGAAGTAAATGAAGCTGAAGGCATGGCTGCGGGTGAGCGTTACGCCGATATTACTATCGGATATCCTGATGTTAACTTCAGTCGTGATATCCCTGCCCTGCTCGTGACGGTCTTTGGCAAAATCTCAATGGATGGCCGGATCAAATTAACAAAGCTTGGTTTCTCGGATAGCTTCCTCAGCGCATTCCCGGGACCCAAGTTTGGACTGAATGGTGTTCGTGATCTGCTTGGTGTTCATGATCGTCCACTGTTAATGAGTATCTTCAAGTCAGTTATTGGGCTAAATGCAGATGAACTGCGTGAACAATTTATTCGTCAGGCTCTTGGTGGCGTTGATCTGATCAAGGACGATGAGATTCTGTTCGAAAATAAATTGACACCTATCGAAAAAAGAGTCGAGGTCTGCATGAAAGCTGCCGAACAGGCACGCCAGGAGACGGGCAAGAAACTTCTGTATGCAACCAATCTTACAGGACCTACATCTCGTCTGAAGCAACAAGCTGAACGTGCCATTGGCGCTGGAGCAAATGCATTATTGTTCAACGTATTGTCATACGGATATGATGTCCTGCATGAACTCAGCAGTGATCCAGATATTAATGTGCCGATTATGGCTCACCCTGCTCTTGCAGGTGCACTGTATCCTTCACCACATTACGGCATCTCGGCTTCGGTTGTACTTGGCCAGCTGATGCGACTTGCGGGTGCCGATCTGGTGCTCTTCCCTTCTCCTTATGGATCTGTAACGATGCCGAAGGAAGAAAACATGGCGATCACGGAGCAATTACTGACAGCTGATCTGCCTGTACGAACCAGTATGCCAGTGCCTTCAGCCGGCATCCATCCAGGCCTTGTACCACTAATTTTGCGCGACTTTGGTACAGATGTCATCGTTAATGCTGGTGGCGGTATTCATGGACATCCTATGGGCACTGAGGCAGGCGGACGTGCATTCCTGCAAGCCATTGAGGCAGCTCAGCGTTCCATCCCACTCGCGCAATATGCAACCGAGCATCCGGAGCTGAAAAGCGCATTGGACCTATGGGGTGGCGAACGATGA
- a CDS encoding 2-hydroxy-3-keto-5-methylthiopentenyl-1-phosphate phosphatase yields MRSDKKTVIFCDFDGTITLSDNIVAIMKHFKPEGIEAIMKDTIEQKISLREGVGAMFALLPASQKDEIVEFVLGQAGIREGFSEFLDYVRSEGIEFNVTSGGMDFFIEPLLAPFHIPQDHVYCNGADFSGETIKIEWPNPCQPPCENGCGMCKTTVIRTFPEDQYNRILIGDSLTDFEGAKIADLVYSRSILTDKCIELGVDHVPFVTFYDIIEDMKQKQTQGVL; encoded by the coding sequence ATGAGAAGTGATAAAAAAACAGTCATTTTCTGTGACTTTGACGGTACGATTACGCTCTCGGACAACATCGTAGCGATCATGAAACATTTCAAGCCTGAAGGCATTGAAGCGATTATGAAAGATACGATTGAGCAAAAAATCTCGCTGCGTGAAGGTGTTGGAGCCATGTTTGCTCTGTTGCCTGCATCGCAGAAAGATGAAATTGTAGAATTTGTGCTTGGACAAGCGGGGATCCGTGAAGGATTCAGCGAGTTTCTTGACTACGTTCGCAGCGAAGGGATCGAATTCAATGTGACCAGCGGTGGTATGGACTTTTTCATTGAACCGTTACTCGCACCATTTCATATCCCGCAGGATCATGTCTATTGCAACGGAGCTGACTTCTCGGGTGAAACCATTAAGATTGAATGGCCGAATCCCTGCCAGCCTCCTTGTGAAAACGGCTGCGGCATGTGCAAAACAACCGTGATTCGTACCTTCCCGGAAGATCAATATAATCGAATTCTCATTGGAGACAGTTTGACGGATTTTGAAGGTGCCAAAATTGCCGATCTCGTCTACTCTCGCTCCATTTTGACGGACAAATGTATTGAACTTGGTGTGGACCATGTGCCATTCGTTACCTTTTACGATATCATCGAAGATATGAAACAGAAGCAAACACAAGGAGTGCTGTAA
- the proC gene encoding pyrroline-5-carboxylate reductase, producing MSQEQQTLLQQKITFHGAGAMAEAIVRGLISRLVVRPQDITMLNRSNQKRQEELSTRYAVHTGTASQSLDHLASTPVIVLCMKPKDAAAALRELGPLLSPDQLIVSVIAGLSIRTMQSLLGRKQPIARTMPNTSSTIGLGATGLAFSAEITDEQRSTVMTMFEAVGIVTIVPEDKLEVLTGISGSGPAYVYYLMEAMIAAGIRGGLSSQQSRDLTVQTVLGASRMVQQTGLEPMKLRSDVTSPGGATQAALKTLDEGDFFENVIAAVNRCAERSREMGAALEGDLK from the coding sequence ATGAGTCAAGAGCAACAGACGTTACTACAACAGAAGATTACTTTCCACGGAGCAGGCGCGATGGCTGAAGCCATCGTGCGCGGACTGATCTCCCGCCTAGTCGTTCGTCCTCAGGATATTACGATGCTGAACCGCAGCAACCAGAAACGTCAGGAGGAGCTCAGCACCCGTTATGCTGTACATACCGGAACTGCCTCGCAATCCTTGGATCACCTTGCCTCCACTCCGGTCATTGTACTCTGTATGAAACCCAAAGATGCTGCCGCAGCGCTACGCGAGCTTGGTCCGCTGTTATCACCTGATCAACTGATCGTATCTGTCATTGCCGGATTATCAATCCGCACGATGCAGTCCTTGCTTGGTCGTAAACAACCGATCGCGAGAACCATGCCGAACACATCCAGTACCATTGGACTCGGTGCAACCGGGCTTGCCTTCTCTGCGGAGATTACGGATGAACAGCGTAGTACGGTGATGACCATGTTTGAAGCGGTTGGTATCGTGACCATCGTACCTGAAGATAAACTCGAAGTGCTCACAGGGATTTCCGGAAGCGGCCCTGCTTATGTATACTATTTAATGGAGGCCATGATTGCCGCAGGTATTCGCGGTGGATTATCCAGCCAGCAATCTCGTGATCTCACTGTTCAGACAGTGCTGGGCGCGTCACGTATGGTACAACAAACCGGTTTGGAACCGATGAAGCTTCGTAGTGATGTGACATCCCCGGGAGGGGCAACACAGGCAGCACTGAAGACGCTGGACGAAGGAGATTTCTTTGAAAATGTAATCGCAGCCGTCAACCGCTGTGCAGAGCGCTCACGGGAGATGGGAGCTGCTTTGGAAGGGGATTTAAAATGA
- a CDS encoding 3-hydroxyacyl-CoA dehydrogenase family protein has translation MFFKKIGVVGGGTMGQGISQMLAAKGLDVLLVEHTTQKLDHAYDMIETNLDKQLEKWAITKAEKKLILSRITKVAHLAELGTCDMVIETISEDLDAKKAVFSQLDQVCPSNVILASNTSTLSLTELASSTKYPERVIGMHFIHPVSRVDLVEIIRGLKTSDTTFEETRRFVEEVADKKGVMIYESPGFVTSRLICLLINEALHVLQEGVASAEDIDDAMRIGYNFQHGPLEMADRFGLDSVEAALERMFREFGELKYRPSTVLKKMVRAGHLGAKTGEGFFKYDKDGDRL, from the coding sequence ATGTTTTTCAAAAAAATAGGAGTTGTCGGCGGCGGTACGATGGGGCAAGGTATTTCCCAGATGCTCGCAGCCAAAGGACTTGATGTGCTTCTCGTGGAGCATACAACACAAAAGCTGGATCATGCATATGACATGATCGAAACCAACCTGGATAAACAACTGGAGAAATGGGCGATTACAAAAGCGGAGAAGAAATTGATTCTTTCCCGTATTACCAAGGTAGCTCATTTAGCTGAACTTGGAACTTGCGACATGGTCATTGAGACAATTTCAGAAGATCTGGATGCGAAAAAAGCAGTATTCAGCCAACTGGACCAAGTTTGCCCAAGCAATGTCATTCTGGCAAGTAATACATCCACGCTGAGTTTGACCGAGCTTGCAAGCTCGACCAAATACCCGGAGCGTGTTATTGGTATGCACTTTATTCACCCGGTATCCCGGGTTGATCTTGTAGAGATTATTCGTGGACTGAAAACTTCGGATACAACATTCGAAGAGACCAGACGTTTTGTTGAAGAAGTAGCGGACAAAAAAGGAGTCATGATTTATGAATCCCCTGGATTCGTAACTTCCCGTCTGATCTGCCTGCTGATTAACGAAGCGTTGCATGTATTGCAAGAAGGTGTTGCATCTGCTGAAGATATCGATGATGCAATGCGTATCGGATACAACTTCCAACATGGACCACTCGAAATGGCTGACCGTTTCGGACTGGATTCTGTTGAAGCTGCACTCGAAAGAATGTTCCGTGAATTCGGAGAATTGAAATATCGTCCTTCTACAGTCCTGAAGAAAATGGTGCGTGCAGGACACCTGGGTGCCAAAACAGGCGAAGGATTCTTCAAGTACGACAAGGATGGTGACCGACTGTGA
- a CDS encoding DnaD domain-containing protein, which translates to MEDTTSKAWLDGAAYGMTSGTAHLPYALLRFYHQLGLSDAEVLLLIQLLGFRQAEFNEFPTLEELAARMGLAPEGIARMLQRLMRDGYIAIDEHRDEERDIQYERYDLHGLYAKLAACTAEEVAAFRAEQQSSNTARQDSNSVQKEEEERNMFSIFEKEFGRPLSPMECETISGWLDQDRYQEELILMALKEAVFAGKVHFRYIDRILLEWSRNRVKTVQDAKAYTQRFRNGGR; encoded by the coding sequence ATGGAAGACACCACATCCAAAGCTTGGTTGGATGGAGCAGCTTATGGCATGACATCGGGTACAGCCCATCTGCCGTATGCCTTGTTACGTTTTTATCACCAGCTTGGCCTATCAGATGCAGAAGTGCTTCTTCTGATTCAACTGCTAGGGTTCCGTCAGGCAGAGTTCAATGAGTTTCCCACGCTTGAAGAGCTTGCGGCGCGCATGGGACTTGCACCTGAAGGCATTGCCAGAATGTTGCAACGTCTGATGAGGGATGGGTATATTGCTATTGACGAGCACCGTGACGAAGAACGGGACATCCAGTACGAGCGATATGATTTACATGGATTATATGCCAAGCTTGCAGCGTGCACTGCTGAAGAAGTAGCCGCATTCCGTGCGGAGCAGCAGAGTAGCAATACAGCACGTCAAGATTCGAACAGTGTTCAAAAAGAAGAGGAAGAACGGAACATGTTCTCCATCTTTGAAAAAGAATTTGGACGTCCGCTCTCTCCAATGGAGTGCGAGACGATATCCGGCTGGTTGGATCAGGACCGTTATCAAGAGGAATTGATTCTAATGGCTCTGAAGGAAGCGGTTTTTGCAGGCAAAGTACATTTCCGGTATATCGATCGAATTCTGCTTGAGTGGAGTCGCAATCGTGTCAAGACCGTTCAAGACGCGAAGGCGTACACGCAGCGGTTTCGTAATGGTGGACGTTAA
- a CDS encoding methylthioribulose 1-phosphate dehydratase, which yields MGFEKITLEHKRQVLEELADIKALFASRNWFPGTSGNLSMRVGDFDPEQFYFAVTASGKDKSLRTPEDFLFVDKLGKAIETTTLKPSAETLIHCEIYRLTGCGAVFHVHTVFNNLISEFFGANGHVPIQGIELIKAFNIWEENAEIRVPVLPNFADIPSIAELVPGVLDANVPGILLRNHGIYAWGKDAFEAKRHLEAFEFLFEVMYRQLLLKGATK from the coding sequence ATGGGTTTTGAAAAGATTACATTGGAACACAAACGTCAGGTCCTTGAAGAACTGGCTGATATTAAAGCGTTGTTTGCCAGTCGTAACTGGTTCCCCGGAACAAGTGGCAATCTGTCGATGCGTGTAGGAGACTTTGACCCGGAGCAATTTTATTTTGCGGTTACCGCCTCAGGCAAAGACAAATCTCTTCGCACACCGGAAGACTTCCTTTTTGTGGACAAACTCGGCAAAGCAATTGAGACAACAACGTTGAAACCAAGTGCCGAAACGTTGATTCATTGTGAAATCTATCGTTTGACCGGTTGTGGTGCTGTATTCCACGTGCATACTGTGTTTAACAACCTGATCAGTGAATTCTTTGGAGCAAATGGACACGTACCGATTCAAGGAATTGAATTGATCAAGGCTTTCAACATCTGGGAAGAAAATGCGGAGATTCGTGTACCCGTCCTGCCTAACTTTGCAGATATTCCATCTATCGCTGAATTGGTGCCAGGTGTACTTGATGCCAACGTACCAGGAATTTTGCTGCGTAACCACGGCATATATGCGTGGGGCAAGGATGCTTTTGAAGCGAAACGTCATCTGGAAGCGTTCGAGTTCCTGTTCGAAGTGATGTACCGTCAACTTCTGCTGAAGGGTGCTACGAAATAG
- the asnS gene encoding asparagine--tRNA ligase, with product MNTNCVIRNVNEHVGETVTIGAWINNKRSSGKIQFLQLRDGTGYIQGVVVKSEVSEEIWNNAKSLTQESSLYVTGIIREEPRSASGYEMTVTGVEIIHLTENYPITPKEHGVDFLMDHRHLWLRSTKQRAVMVIRAEIIRAVQQFFDGNGFTQVDPPILTPSSAEGTTNLFHIKYFDEDAYLTQSGQLYMEAAAMALGKVYSFGPTFRAEKSKTRRHLIEFWMIEPEMAFVDHEESLRVQEKFIAHVVQSVVKNCRTELESIGRDVSKLEGIVAPFPRITYDEAIEFLHGQGFDIPWGEDFGAPHETAIAEKYNTPVFITHYPAGIKAFYMKPDPNRPEVVLCADMIAPEGYGEIIGGSQRIDDPELMQQRFEEHNLSDEAYQWYLDLRKYGSVPHSGFGLGLERTVAWICGLDHVRETIAFPRMLYRLYP from the coding sequence ATGAATACGAATTGTGTAATTCGTAATGTGAACGAGCATGTGGGCGAAACCGTAACAATCGGTGCCTGGATTAACAACAAACGTTCCAGCGGTAAAATTCAGTTTTTGCAGCTACGTGATGGAACCGGATATATCCAAGGGGTTGTTGTGAAAAGTGAAGTTAGTGAAGAGATCTGGAACAATGCCAAGAGCCTGACTCAAGAAAGCTCTTTGTATGTTACAGGTATTATTCGTGAAGAACCTCGCAGTGCGTCCGGTTACGAGATGACTGTTACAGGGGTTGAGATCATTCACCTGACTGAAAACTATCCAATTACGCCTAAAGAGCATGGTGTCGATTTCTTGATGGATCATCGTCATCTGTGGCTTCGTTCTACGAAGCAACGTGCTGTTATGGTGATTCGTGCAGAGATTATTCGCGCTGTTCAGCAGTTCTTTGATGGTAACGGATTCACACAAGTTGATCCTCCGATTTTGACACCATCGTCTGCGGAAGGAACAACGAACCTGTTCCACATCAAATACTTTGATGAAGATGCTTATCTGACACAAAGTGGTCAATTGTATATGGAAGCCGCAGCTATGGCTCTGGGCAAAGTATATTCATTTGGTCCAACATTCCGCGCAGAGAAGTCCAAAACACGTCGTCACTTGATTGAGTTCTGGATGATTGAGCCGGAAATGGCATTTGTAGATCACGAGGAAAGTCTGCGCGTACAAGAGAAATTTATCGCTCATGTCGTTCAATCCGTGGTGAAAAACTGCCGTACTGAACTGGAATCTATCGGTCGTGACGTATCCAAACTCGAAGGCATCGTAGCTCCATTCCCGCGTATTACGTATGATGAAGCGATTGAATTCCTGCATGGACAAGGCTTTGATATTCCTTGGGGAGAAGACTTCGGTGCACCACACGAAACAGCAATTGCTGAGAAGTACAATACACCTGTCTTTATCACGCATTACCCTGCTGGAATCAAGGCATTCTATATGAAACCAGATCCGAATCGTCCAGAAGTTGTTCTCTGTGCTGATATGATTGCACCAGAAGGCTACGGAGAGATTATTGGCGGTTCGCAGCGTATCGATGATCCGGAATTGATGCAACAACGTTTTGAGGAGCACAATCTCTCGGATGAAGCTTACCAATGGTATCTGGATTTGCGTAAATACGGATCGGTTCCTCACTCCGGTTTCGGTCTGGGATTGGAGCGGACGGTAGCATGGATCTGTGGATTGGATCATGTACGTGAAACAATCGCATTCCCACGTATGCTCTATCGTCTGTACCCTTAA
- a CDS encoding RNA polymerase sigma factor — protein MRTLIDKYSQHVYHVAYSVLRNDQEAQDAAQEAFIQMYKSLPDYRSEGFKTWLTRIAFHKAIDAKRKLGRRTAEDLGGEEKIINMPGRDEDVLTRLVREERQDKLRERINQLPAQHRDIITAYYLSEKNYEQIASDAQVAVKTVESRLYRARQWIRKNWKEDEWRE, from the coding sequence ATGCGTACTCTGATTGATAAGTATAGCCAGCATGTATATCATGTGGCCTATTCCGTACTCAGGAACGATCAGGAAGCACAGGATGCAGCTCAGGAGGCGTTCATACAGATGTATAAATCTCTCCCCGACTACCGTTCTGAAGGTTTCAAAACGTGGTTAACCCGAATTGCCTTTCACAAAGCGATTGATGCCAAACGCAAGCTGGGCAGACGAACTGCTGAGGATCTGGGTGGAGAAGAAAAAATAATCAATATGCCCGGACGGGATGAAGACGTTCTTACCCGTCTCGTTCGTGAAGAACGTCAGGATAAACTTCGCGAACGAATTAATCAGTTGCCTGCTCAGCATCGTGACATTATCACTGCGTATTATCTAAGCGAAAAAAATTATGAGCAGATTGCCAGTGATGCACAGGTAGCTGTGAAGACTGTGGAATCCCGATTGTATCGTGCCCGGCAGTGGATTCGAAAAAATTGGAAGGAGGATGAATGGCGTGAGTAA